The sequence CGTCGTGCTGTCGGTCTCGCCGTCCTCGATGGCGGCCCGGTACAGCGGGGCCAGTTGTCTGCTGACGTCGTCCGGAAAGATCACCGACATTCGTTCGCCTTCCATCTGCTCCGCCTCGGGCAGCGTGTCGCCCAGAACCGCGCCCTCGATCAGCGTGTACCGGAGGTTCTCGTCGTACACGCCGACCGCGCCGTTCGGGAAGTGCTCGGCCAGCGTCCGGTAGCGGCGTTCGGACTCCTCGAGCTGTCGTTCGCGGCGTTTCAGCTCGGTGATATCCGAGATCGCCCCGTCCAGTCGGACGGGGGTGCCGTCGTCGTACTCGACCTCGCCGCGGGCGACGATCCACACGAGGTCGCCGTCCGCGTTCCGAACGCGGTATTTGGCCTCGAGTTCGCCCGTCTCTTCGACGGCGCGCTCGAGTCGCTCCCGCGTCCGGGCCCGGTCGTCCTCGTGGATCGATTCGTAGAAGGCACCCATCGGCGCGCCGTCGGCGACCAGTTCCGGATCCATGCCGTAGGTCGACGCGAAATAGTCGTCGGCGGTGACGACGTCCTCCTGAACGTCCCAGGTCCAGATCCCGACAGACGCGGCTTCGGTCGCGACGTCCAGTTGCGTTCGGACCGCCTGCAGATCCCGCTCGCGCTCCCGTTTCTCGGTGACGTCCCGGACGAGGCAGATGAGTTCGCCGTCGTCGGTCTCGGTCAGCGAGTGCTGGGAAAGGAAGGTAGTGCCGTCGCTGCGCACGCAGGTCGTCGTCCCCGACCACTGTCCCGCCGCCGAGATACGCGGCAGAATGTCGTCGGCGAAGCGGGACGGTTTGGCTTCGATCCCGAGGTCGTCCCAGTGTTCGCCGATCATCTCCTCGGGCTCGTATCGGAACGTTTCCGCGTACGCGTCGTTGACGTAGATGAACTCGCCGTTCTTGTCGAGCAGGCTGATCCCTTCGCGGGCGACCTCGAGCGCCCGCACGACGCGTCGCCGTTCCTGCTCTCGGCGCTTTCGCTCAGTGATGTCCCGAACGACACCGATCTCCTCCTGTCGGCCGTCCTCCGTCCGTCGCGTCGCGAACGTCCCTTCGACGGGAACGCGATCCCCATCGGCCCGCTGCAGTTTCGCTTCCATGGCCGGGTTCTCGGCAGTCGGCTCCCCCTCGTTGCCCGTCGTCAGTCGCTTTTTCGACTCCTCGATTGCGGCCTCGTCGACGACGAGGGAGGCGTGTTCGCCGACCAGCTCCTCGCGGTCGTAGCCGGTCATTCGAGCGTACGCCTCGTTGACCATCGTGAACCGGCCATCCTCGCCTTTCACGTAGATCCCGTCGGACATCGTCTCGACGATCGTCTCGTACTTGGCCAGCTCCCGTTCGCGTTGCTTCCGCTCGGTGACGTCGCGACCGATACCGGCCAGGACGCGCTTTCCCTCGGGATTTTCGAGTCCGACAGCGACGAACTCGTAGGGGATCCGCTCGCCGTTCTTGGTCAGCACCTCCACCTCGTGTCGCGCGCTTCCGGTTTCGAAGACCTCCTCGATTTCCTCCGCGGTTCGCTCGCGGTCATCCTCGACGATGAACTCCAGGGGCCGCATCGATTCGATCTCCGCATCGGTGTAGCCGGTGACCGCGTTCAGCGTCTCGTTCCACCGCTGGAAGTCGCCCGTCTCGTCGATGACGTAGAACACGTCGTCGACCGCGTCGAGAATGCCGTCGGTGTACTCCGTGTACCGCTCGAGTCGCGCCTCGCGCTCGCGCAAGCGTCGGTCCTTCGCTGCGCGGCCGATCGCCCCCGCGATGACGTTCGCGACGCCGCGAAGGAACGTCGCGTCGCGCTCGGAGAACGTCCGCTGGTCGCTCGAGTAGACCCCGAGAGCGCCCCACGGCTCGTCCTCTGAGCCGACGGCGACGGTGATTCCGCTGGTAATGTCATGACCGGCGAACAACTCGGCTTCGAAGACAGCCCCGTCGGACCGACGGTCCTCGACGATCACCGGGTCGTCGGTACACAGCGTGACGCCGACCAGCGATTCCCGGCCCGCGGGGACGGTCGCCGATCCAACGACGCCCGAATGCCAGCCGACGCCCCCTCGCAATGAGGCCGCGTTCCCGCCCGGGTGCATTTCGAGCACGCCGCAGTACTCGGCACCCAGCGCGTCGCTGACGGCCGCGGCTGCGTCGTCGATCAGCCCGTCGAGGTCGGCCGGTTCCAGCGCCCGCTGGCTGAGTTCCGCGACCACCTCCTGTTGCCGAAGTCGGCTCTCGAGTTCCGCCTCGGTCGGCGAGGGCGATTCCATGCTACCGAGACCGTGTGTGACATAGCGGTAAAATTCCTCGGAATGGGTCGTTCGACCCGCCGCGGTAACGCTCCGCTGCTCGCGCGCTCGCGACGGCCGTCGAAGACGTGTTGACAGTTACCTATCACCGACGGCGAGTGTGTGCCCGCACGGCACGAATTCGGGGGTGTGAGCCCTTGTCAGCCGCAATCGAATCCGCTATCCTTTTAAGATCCCCTCCGCAAGACATCGCTACAGTCTAGTGACGCGGCGCCGAAGCGTTTCGGCATGACCGTCAGCGTACTCGTTCCGTCGTCACTCACCCGGGAAGCCGAGGACAAACGCGAGGCAACTCGCAAACTCGGATACGTCGCCCGCGCGGCGACGATCTTCCGGGCCGATCGCCTGATCGTCTACCCAGACCGGGACGGCGAAACCGGGCGATTCGACGGCGGGTTCGTAAGCACCGTCTTGCGGTACGCCGCAACGCCCCCCTACCTTCGCAACGAGGCCTGGGGGATGCGGGACGAACTGGAGTACGCGGGCGTCTTGCCGCCGCTCCGCGCCATGTCACAGACCGGCTCCGAATCTACCGGTTCGGGGTCGTCAAGACAAGGGATCGTGACCGAGGTCGGACCTGAAGGGCGCGTCCGGGTCAATTGCGGACTGCAACACCCGATCTCCCTCAACGTACCGCCGAAAATGGCGGTCGAGGAGGGGGAGCGCGTGACCGTCAGGATCTCTTCGCGACGACCGGTCCGGGCGAAACTCGTCGACGAGCCCCTCCCAGGGCTGTCGGTCGAGCGGACGGACCTGCAGACAGCACTCGGCCGTGAGGACGCCGGCGTCCGCATCGCGTCGTCCCGGTACGGTGAAGAACTCACCATCGGGCGACTCGAGACGCTGGCCGGACGTATCGAGGGCGACGGGATGACCGTCGCCTTCGGCGCGCCCGAGAGAGGGCTGCCTGCTATCCTCGGAATCGAGGCATCGGCCATCGAAGCGTCGTCGGGACAAGGCGACGCGATCGAACCGTCGTCCGACCGGGACGACGCAGCCGATGACGGAGTCGAACCCACAGCCGATCCGGGGTTCGACCTCTGGCTAAACACGGTTCCGGACCAAGGGAGCGAGGTCGTGCGAACGGAGGAGGCTCTGTTCGCTACCCTCGCGCCCCTCTCACTGAGAGAGTGATAGAATGCCACAAGCAAATTCACCACGCAAAGGCTCACTCGGGTTCGGCCCACGAAAGCGTGCGACCAGCGAGGTCCCGCGCTTCAACTCGTGGCCGGACGACGAAGGACAGCCGACGCTCCAGGGTTTCGCGGGCTATAAGGCCGGCATGACCCACGTCGTCATGGTCGACGATAAAGCGAATTCGCCGACCGAGGGGATGGAACAGACCGTCCCCGTGACGATCGTGGAGACGCCGCCCATGCGCGCCGTTGCTCTGCGAGCGTACGAAGAAACGCCGTACGGCATGAAGCCGGTCACCGAGGTCTGGACCGACGAGTTCGTCCCCGAACTCGATCGCGTCCTCGACATCCCCGGTGATGACTACGACACTGACGCCGCCGAAGACGAACTTCGCGGCCTCCTCGAGGAGGGACGCGTCGACGACGTTCGCGTCATCACGCACACGGTTCCGTCCGAGATTCCCTCGGTCCCCAAGAAGAAACCGGACGTGATGGAGACGCGCGTCGGCGGCGGTTCCGTCGAGGACCGCATCGACTTCGCGCTCGAGACCGTCGCAGACGGTGGCGAGCACGTCATGAACGACGTCTTCCGCGCCGGCGAGTACGTCGACGCGAGCGGCGTCACGAAAGGGAAAGGGACGCAGGGTCCCGTCAAGCGATGGGGCGTCCAGAAACGAAAGGGCAAGCACGCCCGGCAGGGATGGCGCCGCCGCATCGGGAACCTCGGTCCCTGGAACCCGTCCCGCGTTCGGTCGACGGTCCCCCAGCAGGGGCAGACCGGCTACCACCAGCGGACGGAACTGAACAAGCGCCTCGTCGACATCGGCGACGGTGCCGACGCGACGGTCGACGGCGGCTTCGTCAACTACGGCGAAGTCGACGGACCGCACGCGCTGATCAAGGGCTCGCTCCCCGGACCACAACAGCGCCTCGTGCGCTTCCGTCCGGCGATCCGACCCGGAGACCAGCCGCGCCTCGATCCCGAGGTCCGGTACGTCTCCACCGCATCTAACCAGGGATAACACATGGAAGCAACAGTACGCGACCTGGACGGCGCCGAAGCGGACTCGGTCGAGCTCCCGGCGGTCTTCGAGACAAACTACCGCCCGGACCTGATCGCCCGCGCCGTTCGCGTCGCCCAGGCAAACCGGAAACAGGACTACGGCGCCGACGAGTTCGCCGGCCTTCGAACGCCGGCCGAATCGTTCGGTAGCGGCCGCGGGATGGCCCACGTCCCCCGGCAGGAAGGACGCGGTCGCCGCGTTCCCCAGACCGTCAAGGGACGCAAGGCCCACCCGCCGAAAGCCGAGAAGGACCAGTCCGAATCGATCAACACGAAAGCAAAGAAGCTGGCCGTCCGAAGCGCCATCGCCGCGACGACCGACGCTGAGATCGTCGCCGAGCGCGGCCACGAGTTCGACGGTGACCTCGAGCTGCCCGTCGTCGTCGACGACGAGTTCGAGGACCTCCAGAAGACCCGTGAGGTCGTCGACTTCCTCGAGGCAACGGGCCTCGCGGACGACATCGAACGCGCAGACGAGGGTCGCAGCGTCCGTTCTGGCCAGGGGAAAGCCCGCGGCCGGAAGTACAAGACGCCGACGTCGGTCCTCTTCGTCACCTCCAGCGAGACCGGCCCGTCCCGCGCGGCCCGGAACCTCGCCGGTGCCGACGTGACGACGGCCGCGGAGGTCAACGCGGAGGATCTCGCACCCGGCGCACAGCCGGGTCGACTGACCGTCTGGACCGAGAGCGCACTCGAGGAGGTGGCCGACCGATGAGTTCGATCATCGAACACCCTCTCGTGACCGAGAAGGCGATGAACGACATGGACTTCGAGAACAAGCTCCAGTTCGTCGTCAACCCGGACGCGTCCAAGCCGGAGATCCGCGACGAGATCGAAGAGCGCTTCGAGATCTCGGTACAGGACATCAACACGCAGGTAACGATGAAGGGTAAAAAGAAAGCGGTCGTCCGCCTCGATGAGGAGGACGACGCACAGGAAGTCGCTTCACGAATCGGGGTGTTCTGAGAATGGGACGACGCATTCAAGGACAGCGACGTGGTCGCGGGACCTCGACGTTCCGTGCCCCTTCGCACCGCTACAAGGCGGAACTCGAGCACAAGAAGTCCGAGGACGACGACGTCGTTCGCGGGACGGTCGTGGACATCGAACACGACCCCGCGCGATCGGCTCCCGTCGCCGCCATCGAGTTCGAGGACGGCGACCAGCGCCTCGTCCTCGCGCCGGAAGGCATCGGCGTCGGCGAGGAGATCCAGGTCGGCGTCTCTGCGGAGATCAAGCCGGGTAACACGCTCCCGCTCGCGGAGATCCCGGAAGGGGTCCCGGTCTGTAACGTCGAAGCCAACCCTGGCGACGGCGGTCGGTTCGCCCGCGCGTCGGGCGTCAACGCAGACCTGATCACCCACGACCGCAACGCCGCGGTCATCCAGCTTCCCAGCGGCGAGGTCAAGCGCCTCGATCCGCAGTGTCGAGCCACCATCGGCGTCGT comes from Haloterrigena salifodinae and encodes:
- a CDS encoding PAS domain S-box protein, with translation MESPSPTEAELESRLRQQEVVAELSQRALEPADLDGLIDDAAAAVSDALGAEYCGVLEMHPGGNAASLRGGVGWHSGVVGSATVPAGRESLVGVTLCTDDPVIVEDRRSDGAVFEAELFAGHDITSGITVAVGSEDEPWGALGVYSSDQRTFSERDATFLRGVANVIAGAIGRAAKDRRLREREARLERYTEYTDGILDAVDDVFYVIDETGDFQRWNETLNAVTGYTDAEIESMRPLEFIVEDDRERTAEEIEEVFETGSARHEVEVLTKNGERIPYEFVAVGLENPEGKRVLAGIGRDVTERKQRERELAKYETIVETMSDGIYVKGEDGRFTMVNEAYARMTGYDREELVGEHASLVVDEAAIEESKKRLTTGNEGEPTAENPAMEAKLQRADGDRVPVEGTFATRRTEDGRQEEIGVVRDITERKRREQERRRVVRALEVAREGISLLDKNGEFIYVNDAYAETFRYEPEEMIGEHWDDLGIEAKPSRFADDILPRISAAGQWSGTTTCVRSDGTTFLSQHSLTETDDGELICLVRDVTEKRERERDLQAVRTQLDVATEAASVGIWTWDVQEDVVTADDYFASTYGMDPELVADGAPMGAFYESIHEDDRARTRERLERAVEETGELEAKYRVRNADGDLVWIVARGEVEYDDGTPVRLDGAISDITELKRRERQLEESERRYRTLAEHFPNGAVGVYDENLRYTLIEGAVLGDTLPEAEQMEGERMSVIFPDDVSRQLAPLYRAAIEDGETDSTTITFDGDHWQIWAAPLRDADGEIFAGLSLAQEITEQVERERRLEELVERLEESNERLEQFAYAASHDLQEPLRMVSSYLRLIESRYADVLDEDGREFIDFAVDGAERMRDMIDGLLAYSRVETGGDPFEPVDMDGILENILEDLQVRIEETDAEISAEKLPCVTGDRDQLRQLFQNLLENALEYSGDDPPRVHVSARRRAGRDDRWEIAVRDEGIGIDPDDADEIFEVFESLHSQGEHDGTGIGLALCERIIERHGGVIRLESEPDEGATFAVTLPAAAEREL
- a CDS encoding putative RNA uridine N3 methyltransferase gives rise to the protein MTVSVLVPSSLTREAEDKREATRKLGYVARAATIFRADRLIVYPDRDGETGRFDGGFVSTVLRYAATPPYLRNEAWGMRDELEYAGVLPPLRAMSQTGSESTGSGSSRQGIVTEVGPEGRVRVNCGLQHPISLNVPPKMAVEEGERVTVRISSRRPVRAKLVDEPLPGLSVERTDLQTALGREDAGVRIASSRYGEELTIGRLETLAGRIEGDGMTVAFGAPERGLPAILGIEASAIEASSGQGDAIEPSSDRDDAADDGVEPTADPGFDLWLNTVPDQGSEVVRTEEALFATLAPLSLRE
- a CDS encoding 50S ribosomal protein L3; translation: MPQANSPRKGSLGFGPRKRATSEVPRFNSWPDDEGQPTLQGFAGYKAGMTHVVMVDDKANSPTEGMEQTVPVTIVETPPMRAVALRAYEETPYGMKPVTEVWTDEFVPELDRVLDIPGDDYDTDAAEDELRGLLEEGRVDDVRVITHTVPSEIPSVPKKKPDVMETRVGGGSVEDRIDFALETVADGGEHVMNDVFRAGEYVDASGVTKGKGTQGPVKRWGVQKRKGKHARQGWRRRIGNLGPWNPSRVRSTVPQQGQTGYHQRTELNKRLVDIGDGADATVDGGFVNYGEVDGPHALIKGSLPGPQQRLVRFRPAIRPGDQPRLDPEVRYVSTASNQG
- the rpl4p gene encoding 50S ribosomal protein L4 gives rise to the protein MEATVRDLDGAEADSVELPAVFETNYRPDLIARAVRVAQANRKQDYGADEFAGLRTPAESFGSGRGMAHVPRQEGRGRRVPQTVKGRKAHPPKAEKDQSESINTKAKKLAVRSAIAATTDAEIVAERGHEFDGDLELPVVVDDEFEDLQKTREVVDFLEATGLADDIERADEGRSVRSGQGKARGRKYKTPTSVLFVTSSETGPSRAARNLAGADVTTAAEVNAEDLAPGAQPGRLTVWTESALEEVADR
- a CDS encoding 50S ribosomal protein L23, which gives rise to MSSIIEHPLVTEKAMNDMDFENKLQFVVNPDASKPEIRDEIEERFEISVQDINTQVTMKGKKKAVVRLDEEDDAQEVASRIGVF
- a CDS encoding 50S ribosomal protein L2; the encoded protein is MGRRIQGQRRGRGTSTFRAPSHRYKAELEHKKSEDDDVVRGTVVDIEHDPARSAPVAAIEFEDGDQRLVLAPEGIGVGEEIQVGVSAEIKPGNTLPLAEIPEGVPVCNVEANPGDGGRFARASGVNADLITHDRNAAVIQLPSGEVKRLDPQCRATIGVVAGGGRTEKPMVKAGNKHHKMKARGTKWPRVRGVAMNAVDHPFGGGGRQHPGKPKSVSRDAPPGRKVGDISSRRTGRGGNK